In one window of Mucilaginibacter auburnensis DNA:
- a CDS encoding lysylphosphatidylglycerol synthase transmembrane domain-containing protein — MTEIEEVVDEGTEHKTWKGKLWSVVKVILIIVVTGGLLYYVFSKVPFAKIKSRLVNGDKLWMAAAILSYVTSMLFSSWRLLSFFKSIGLKLDWRFNLRLYFLGLCYNVLLPGGIGGDGYKIYLLHKRYNLPTKKVFWAILFDRLSGFWAIGAIVVGLIILIPNFPFHLAYPLTIVSIGSVIYYFVARKFFRDYTHKFFQAHAKAIGVQSMQLLCIVCLLMAQDFDGKFAPYLLSFLFSSLAAVIPFSLGGGGIRDALLLTLARNFSLPEDMAVYLSFGFYLISIIVALLGVYYVFRPSRLEQGLPKQEVITEEPVDPNE, encoded by the coding sequence GATAATTGTGGTAACCGGCGGTTTACTGTATTACGTATTCAGTAAGGTGCCTTTTGCCAAAATAAAATCCAGACTGGTAAACGGCGACAAACTTTGGATGGCTGCTGCCATTTTGAGCTATGTAACGTCAATGCTGTTTTCTTCGTGGCGGTTATTAAGTTTTTTTAAATCCATCGGCTTAAAATTAGACTGGCGCTTTAACCTGCGCTTATACTTTTTGGGCCTGTGTTATAACGTACTGCTGCCGGGCGGCATAGGTGGCGATGGCTATAAGATATACCTGCTGCATAAGCGCTATAATTTACCTACCAAAAAAGTTTTCTGGGCCATATTGTTTGACAGGTTGAGCGGCTTCTGGGCCATTGGCGCTATAGTGGTGGGGCTAATTATATTGATCCCGAATTTTCCTTTTCATTTAGCCTATCCTCTAACTATCGTATCAATCGGTTCGGTTATATATTATTTTGTGGCACGTAAGTTTTTCCGGGATTATACGCACAAGTTTTTCCAGGCACATGCTAAAGCTATTGGTGTGCAAAGCATGCAATTGCTTTGTATTGTTTGCCTCTTAATGGCTCAGGATTTTGACGGGAAGTTTGCGCCTTACCTGCTATCTTTTCTGTTTTCATCCTTAGCGGCTGTAATACCTTTCAGCTTGGGAGGCGGCGGCATACGCGATGCATTATTGCTTACGCTGGCCAGAAATTTTTCCCTTCCGGAAGATATGGCGGTATATTTGAGTTTTGGATTTTACCTGATATCGATCATCGTGGCGTTGTTAGGTGTCTACTATGTTTTCCGCCCGAGTCGCTTGGAGCAAGGTTTACCTAAACAAGAAGTAATTACCGAAGAACCTGTAGATCCTAACGAATAA
- a CDS encoding SDR family NAD(P)-dependent oxidoreductase, whose translation MNIIVTGASSGVGFEAVIELQATGKHKVIALARTQQKLEKLAEISLGLNPEAVIYPIVFDIVHDDYADLQQFISTHFDGKVDVLINNAGALINKPFVDLSESDVVEMLQSNYLGHVRIIQSLHRFMPSGSHIVNIGSMGGFQGSAKFPGLAAYSASKAALHTLTECLAQEFAEKGIAVNCLALGSAQTEMLEKAFPGYQSPVMAFEMGKYIADFALTGHKFFNGKILPVALTTP comes from the coding sequence ATGAATATTATTGTAACAGGCGCCAGCAGTGGCGTAGGTTTTGAAGCGGTTATTGAGTTGCAGGCCACCGGCAAGCACAAAGTTATTGCGCTGGCCCGTACACAGCAAAAATTGGAAAAACTGGCCGAAATATCCTTAGGTCTTAACCCTGAAGCGGTTATTTACCCTATTGTTTTTGATATTGTGCATGATGATTATGCCGATCTGCAACAATTCATCAGCACTCATTTTGATGGTAAGGTTGATGTGCTCATTAACAATGCTGGTGCATTAATTAACAAACCTTTTGTAGACCTGTCAGAATCAGACGTGGTAGAAATGCTGCAAAGCAATTACCTGGGGCATGTGCGCATTATTCAAAGCCTGCATCGGTTTATGCCATCGGGCTCACACATAGTAAACATAGGAAGCATGGGTGGTTTTCAGGGAAGCGCTAAGTTTCCGGGCCTTGCCGCATACTCTGCCAGTAAAGCCGCATTGCATACCTTAACCGAATGTTTGGCGCAGGAGTTTGCCGAAAAAGGCATAGCCGTTAACTGCCTTGCCTTAGGTTCGGCACAGACTGAAATGCTGGAAAAGGCATTCCCTGGCTATCAATCACCCGTAATGGCCTTTGAAATGGGTAAATACATTGCTGACTTTGCTTTAACCGGCCATAAGTTTTTTAATGGCAAGATACTGCCGGTGGCGCTAACTACACCGTAA
- a CDS encoding single-stranded DNA-binding protein, whose translation MMNVLKNSVRLVGNLGTDPEVRNFDNDKKLTRLSLATNENYKNDKGERVTETQWHNLILWGAQAKLAESLLKKGDEIAIEGKLSNRSYIDKDGNKRYATEVVVNEFLKLGARQ comes from the coding sequence ATGATGAACGTATTAAAAAACAGCGTACGCCTGGTAGGAAACCTGGGTACAGATCCGGAAGTTAGAAACTTCGATAACGACAAAAAGCTTACCCGACTATCATTAGCCACCAACGAGAACTATAAAAACGACAAAGGCGAGCGCGTAACCGAAACGCAATGGCATAACCTTATACTATGGGGCGCTCAGGCTAAACTGGCCGAAAGCCTGCTAAAAAAAGGCGACGAGATAGCCATTGAAGGTAAGCTGAGCAACCGCAGCTATATAGATAAAGATGGCAACAAACGCTACGCCACCGAAGTGGTAGTGAACGAATTTTTAAAATTGGGAGCGAGGCAGTAG